From Zalophus californianus isolate mZalCal1 chromosome 16, mZalCal1.pri.v2, whole genome shotgun sequence, one genomic window encodes:
- the CD300LF gene encoding CMRF35-like molecule 1 isoform X4 — MASGQPFMICSSDLIAVSNAVSGPVRGSLTVQCRYGPGWETYSKWWCRGAKWKDCRILVQTDGSEQEVKGHHVSIRDNQKSRTFTVTMEELRWNDADTYWCGIERSGTDLGVKVKVTIDPVSTTTTTTTSTTMSTTPAETKGPRTVTSHHSNGRTPRSGVPRLETPGLQVKSANSMKLSILIPLILAVLLLLLVTASLLALRKMKQQKRAAGISPEQVLQPPEGDLCYANLALEPTSTSHNSSQKKACTKSSFSALGDQQEVEYVTMAPFWKEDISYAALSWEALNQESTYYNMNYHVAQVPSRSHEEPMEYSSIRRS, encoded by the exons GCTCATCTGACCTCATAGCAGTGTCCAATGCAGTGAGtggcccagtgcggggctcactGACCGTGCAGTGTCGCTATGGACCCGGGTGGGAGACCTACAGTAAGTGGTGGTGTCGAGGAGCCAAGTGGAAAGACTGCCGTATCCTTGTTCAAACCGACGGATCAGAGCAGGAAGTGAAGGGTCACCATGTGTCCATCAGGGACAATCAGAAATCGCGCACGTTCACCGTGACCATGGAGGAGCTCAGGTGGAACGATGCAGACACTTACTGGTGTGGGATTGAGAGATCTGGAACTGACCTTGGGGTCAAAGTTAAAGTGACCATTGACCCAG tatcaaccaccaccaccaccaccacctcaacCACCATGTCCACAACGCCAGCAGAGACCAAAGGCCCCCGGACTGTGACCAGCCACCACTCCAATGGCAG GACACCCAGGAGTGGGGTTCCCAGGCTAGAAACCCCAGGCTTGCAGGTCAAAAG CGCTAACTCCATGAAGCTCAGCATCCTGATTCCCCTCATATTGGCTGTGTTGCTGCTTCTCCTGGTGACGGCCTCACTCTTGGCTTTGAGAAAGATGAAGCAGCAGAAGAGAG ctGCTGGGATATCCCCAGAGCAG GTGCTCCAGCCCCCAGAGGGGGATCTCTGCTATGCAAACCTGGCCCTGGAGCCAACCAGCACCTCCCACAACTCCTCCCAGAAGAAGGCCTGCACAAAGTCCTCCTTCTCTGCCCTGGGTGATCAGCAGGAAGTGGAATATGTCACCATG GCCCCCTTTTGGAAGGAGGACATTTCCTATGCGGCTCTGTCTTGGGAGGCTTTGAATCAGGAGTCAACCTACTACAACATGAACTACCACGTTGCCCAAGTTCCCAGCAGGAGCCACGAGGAACCCATGGAATACAGCAGCATTAGGAGATCTTAG